Proteins encoded within one genomic window of Amycolatopsis sp. 2-15:
- a CDS encoding ABC transporter permease codes for MTAIAVPARRRRTRSLPATPRYVAGRLGQAVLALFGVTTIVFFALRLSGDPARLLVPEGATAADIERVREQLGLSDSLWHQYLSFLGNAVRGDLGYSYVQNRPATALIAERLPYTANLAVAALILSVVFGVVIGVITALKRGRWQERVLMPIVLVGQAMPAFWTGLLLVLVFSVALRWLPSTGYDGPLSLLLPAVTLASLSAAAIARVTRGAVLEQLSQDYVRTARAKGASTTRLVLRHLARNSAIPVLTVAALELANLLGGAVVTEVIFAWPGIGQLTIQSVSARDFPVVQAIVLFASAVYIVINLLTDLLYGVIDRRVATGGNGGAA; via the coding sequence ATGACGGCGATCGCAGTGCCGGCCCGCCGGAGGCGGACGAGGAGCCTGCCGGCGACCCCGCGCTACGTCGCGGGCCGGCTGGGCCAGGCCGTGCTCGCGCTGTTCGGCGTGACCACCATCGTGTTCTTCGCGCTGCGCCTCTCCGGCGACCCGGCCCGGTTGCTCGTGCCCGAAGGCGCCACGGCGGCCGACATCGAGCGGGTGCGCGAGCAGCTCGGCCTGAGTGATTCCCTGTGGCACCAGTACCTTTCGTTCCTCGGCAACGCCGTGCGCGGCGACCTCGGGTACTCGTACGTGCAGAACCGGCCGGCGACGGCGCTGATCGCCGAGCGGCTGCCCTACACCGCGAACCTCGCGGTGGCCGCGCTGATCCTGTCGGTGGTGTTCGGCGTGGTGATCGGGGTGATCACGGCGCTCAAACGCGGCCGCTGGCAGGAACGTGTGCTGATGCCGATCGTGCTGGTCGGACAGGCGATGCCGGCGTTCTGGACCGGGCTGCTGCTCGTGCTCGTGTTCTCGGTGGCGCTGCGCTGGCTGCCTTCCACCGGGTACGACGGGCCGCTTTCCTTGCTGCTGCCCGCCGTCACACTCGCGTCGCTGTCGGCGGCGGCGATCGCCCGCGTGACGCGCGGCGCGGTGCTGGAACAGCTGTCGCAGGACTACGTGCGCACCGCGCGGGCCAAGGGCGCGAGCACCACCCGGCTGGTGCTGCGCCACCTCGCGCGCAACAGCGCGATCCCGGTGCTCACCGTCGCCGCGCTGGAGCTGGCCAACCTGCTCGGCGGCGCGGTGGTGACCGAGGTGATCTTCGCGTGGCCGGGCATCGGCCAGCTGACGATCCAGTCGGTGTCGGCGCGAGACTTCCCGGTGGTGCAGGCGATCGTGCTGTTCGCCTCGGCGGTGTACATCGTGATCAACCTGCTGACCGACCTGCTCTACGGCGTGATCGACCGGCGCGTCGCCACCGGCGGCAACGGAGGTGCGGCATGA
- a CDS encoding ABC transporter permease, whose amino-acid sequence MNRRAIVIPLVVLAIYVLAAVFAPLLAPFDPDKVTLAQRLLPPGGHHWLGTDALGRDVLSRVIYGTQVSLLVAIGAVVAGGVVGIALGVLAGWRGGWLGAVIMRLVDIVLSVPFLLLAILVVAVLGPSLLNVVVCLALVRWPRYARVAHSATLQARGRGFVRAATATGAPAWWIVVRHVLPEVLPVSIVVATLELGLMVIYEASLSFLGLGVQPPTASWGSILSDGQQYIASAWWLATFPGIALFLLVLAVNLLGDAARDRLDPAKRAELPRPRLLRRMARQTA is encoded by the coding sequence ATGAACCGGCGGGCGATCGTCATTCCCCTGGTCGTACTCGCGATCTACGTGCTGGCCGCGGTGTTCGCACCGCTGCTGGCGCCGTTCGACCCCGACAAGGTCACGCTCGCGCAGCGGCTGCTGCCGCCGGGCGGGCACCACTGGCTCGGCACCGACGCGCTCGGGCGCGACGTGCTCTCCCGCGTCATCTACGGCACGCAGGTCTCGCTGCTCGTCGCGATCGGTGCCGTGGTGGCCGGCGGTGTCGTCGGCATCGCGCTCGGCGTGCTCGCGGGCTGGCGCGGGGGCTGGCTCGGTGCGGTGATCATGCGCTTGGTCGACATCGTGCTGTCGGTGCCGTTTCTCCTGCTGGCGATCCTCGTGGTCGCGGTGCTCGGGCCGAGCCTGCTCAACGTGGTGGTGTGCCTGGCGCTCGTGCGCTGGCCGCGCTACGCCCGCGTCGCCCACTCCGCGACGCTTCAGGCCCGCGGCCGCGGGTTCGTCCGCGCGGCCACCGCGACCGGCGCGCCCGCGTGGTGGATCGTGGTGCGCCACGTGCTGCCCGAGGTGCTGCCGGTCTCCATTGTGGTCGCCACGCTGGAGCTGGGGCTCATGGTGATCTACGAGGCCTCGCTGTCGTTCCTGGGCCTCGGTGTCCAGCCGCCCACCGCGTCGTGGGGCTCGATCCTTTCCGACGGCCAGCAGTACATCGCGTCGGCGTGGTGGCTCGCGACCTTCCCGGGCATCGCGTTGTTCCTGCTCGTGCTGGCCGTGAACCTGCTGGGCGACGCGGCCCGCGACCGACTGGACCCGGCGAAACGCGCCGAGCTGCCGCGCCCGCGGCTGCTGCGCAGGATGGCGAGGCAGACCGCATGA
- a CDS encoding SDR family NAD(P)-dependent oxidoreductase: protein MIPDYRGEFTGKRVVITGAAGLIGTWTAEAFHAEGAELLLSDNRAEPVQELAKRLGAHAAVADLTTGAGVDELIAAIDEHWPTADILVNNAGIYPRTPVATTERETVETIFAVNVLAPYQLARHVIATMTATGTQGCIVNLSSGAAKRPTRTGGVYSASKAALEMLTRSLALETGEAGIRVNSVGPGFAPGSEVSELPDEHVAKMRRAIPLGRTSGPGDAPSAILWLCSSAASFVTGTTLDVDGGRTAGDFTPSGGAS from the coding sequence ATGATCCCCGACTACCGAGGCGAGTTCACCGGCAAGCGCGTGGTCATCACGGGCGCGGCCGGGCTGATCGGCACGTGGACGGCCGAGGCCTTCCACGCCGAAGGCGCCGAGTTGCTGTTGTCCGACAACCGGGCCGAGCCGGTGCAGGAGCTGGCGAAACGGCTGGGCGCGCACGCGGCGGTGGCCGACCTGACCACCGGCGCCGGCGTCGACGAGCTGATCGCGGCGATCGACGAGCACTGGCCGACGGCCGACATCCTCGTCAACAACGCCGGCATCTACCCGCGCACGCCGGTCGCCACCACCGAGCGCGAGACGGTGGAGACGATCTTCGCCGTCAACGTTCTCGCGCCCTACCAGCTGGCGCGGCACGTGATCGCGACGATGACCGCCACCGGCACCCAGGGTTGCATCGTCAACCTGTCGTCCGGCGCGGCGAAACGCCCGACCCGCACCGGCGGCGTCTACTCCGCGAGCAAGGCGGCACTGGAGATGCTCACGCGGTCGCTGGCCCTCGAGACGGGTGAGGCCGGGATCCGCGTCAACAGCGTCGGCCCCGGGTTCGCGCCCGGCAGTGAGGTCAGCGAGCTGCCGGACGAACACGTCGCCAAGATGCGCCGGGCGATCCCGCTCGGGCGCACGTCCGGGCCCGGCGACGCGCCGTCGGCGATCCTGTGGCTGTGCTCCAGTGCCGCGTCGTTCGTCACCGGCACCACCCTCGACGTCGACGGCGGGCGCACCGCCGGCGACTTCACCCCCTCCGGAGGTGCGTCGTGA
- a CDS encoding polysaccharide deacetylase family protein, which yields MTYPWPGGARAAVCFTLDFDGESPHLWRTRENPPASVGELEQRRYGPRRGIHNLLSMMDNLHLRATVFVPGWIADRYPEQVAAVHARGHELALHGWCHEAPTGLTRDELRRTLNRAADTLTAITGERPVGYRSPSWDMTTDVFPVLHELGLTYDSSLMGEDRPYLVDDLVEVPVDWATDDAPYYRYVGGDPRPPTTTPEVLSGWAAEIAAAKKLGSLCMITVHPWLSGRPARVAALEALLAPVVADDGLATPTTGVLAAHHREHGAGYEVPLEELGRPGHD from the coding sequence GTGACCTACCCCTGGCCCGGCGGCGCCCGCGCGGCCGTGTGCTTCACGCTCGATTTCGACGGCGAATCGCCGCACCTGTGGCGCACGCGGGAAAACCCGCCCGCGTCCGTGGGTGAGCTGGAGCAGCGGCGCTACGGCCCGCGGCGCGGGATCCACAACCTGCTGTCCATGATGGACAACCTGCACCTGCGGGCGACGGTCTTCGTGCCCGGCTGGATCGCCGACCGCTACCCGGAGCAGGTGGCCGCGGTCCACGCCCGCGGGCACGAGCTGGCCCTGCACGGCTGGTGCCACGAAGCACCGACGGGCCTGACGCGCGACGAGCTGCGCCGCACGCTGAACCGCGCCGCGGACACGCTCACGGCGATCACCGGCGAACGGCCGGTCGGCTACCGCTCCCCCAGCTGGGACATGACCACCGACGTCTTCCCGGTTCTGCACGAGCTCGGCCTGACCTACGACAGTTCGCTGATGGGCGAGGACCGGCCCTACCTCGTCGACGACCTCGTGGAGGTCCCCGTCGACTGGGCCACCGACGACGCGCCCTACTACCGCTACGTCGGCGGGGATCCGCGGCCACCCACGACGACGCCCGAGGTGCTGTCCGGCTGGGCCGCCGAGATCGCGGCGGCGAAGAAGCTCGGCTCGTTGTGCATGATCACCGTCCACCCGTGGCTGTCGGGCCGCCCCGCCCGCGTGGCCGCGCTGGAAGCGCTGCTCGCCCCCGTCGTCGCCGACGACGGGCTGGCCACCCCCACCACTGGCGTGCTCGCGGCGCACCACCGCGAGCACGGCGCCGGATACGAAGTCCCCCTCGAAGAGTTGGGCAGGCCCGGTCATGACTGA
- a CDS encoding ABC transporter ATP-binding protein: protein MTELLEVQDLKVSFGAGREAVRGVDLTVGRGETLAVVGESGCGKSLTALSLLGLEPAAAQVTGSAKLAGTELIGRGERELRRLRGTRAAMIFQDPMSSLNPTTRIGTQIAEVLAIHSPTRRSARLRQAVELMESVGITDAAARARQMPHELSGGMRQRVMISIALAGSPELLIADEPTTALDVTVQAQVLALLRERTRDTALLFITHDMGVVAEIADRVAVMYAGKVVETGTVREVLEAPRHPYTAALLRSVPDPDRPAAGELPTIPGQVPAVGAVLEGCPFRPRCDHADETCAAAPALVEGVACWHPVSRESQEVA from the coding sequence ATGACTGAGCTGCTGGAAGTACAGGACCTGAAGGTGTCGTTCGGGGCCGGCCGCGAAGCCGTGCGCGGGGTCGACCTCACCGTCGGCCGCGGCGAAACCCTCGCCGTGGTCGGGGAATCCGGCTGCGGCAAGAGCCTCACCGCGCTGTCGCTGCTCGGCCTCGAACCGGCCGCCGCGCAGGTGACGGGGTCGGCGAAGCTGGCCGGCACGGAGCTCATCGGCCGCGGCGAACGCGAGCTGCGGCGCCTGCGCGGCACGCGGGCGGCGATGATCTTCCAGGACCCGATGAGCTCGTTGAACCCCACGACCCGCATCGGCACGCAGATCGCCGAGGTGCTGGCCATCCACTCGCCGACGCGCCGCTCGGCCCGGCTGCGACAGGCCGTGGAGCTCATGGAGTCCGTGGGCATCACCGACGCCGCGGCGCGCGCGCGGCAGATGCCGCACGAGCTCTCCGGCGGCATGCGCCAGCGCGTGATGATCTCGATCGCGCTGGCGGGCAGTCCCGAGCTGCTCATCGCGGACGAGCCCACCACGGCGCTCGACGTGACCGTGCAGGCCCAGGTTCTCGCGCTGCTGCGGGAACGCACGCGGGACACGGCGCTGCTGTTCATCACGCACGACATGGGTGTGGTCGCGGAGATCGCCGACCGCGTCGCGGTGATGTACGCGGGGAAGGTCGTGGAGACCGGCACCGTGCGCGAAGTCCTCGAAGCCCCGCGCCATCCCTACACCGCGGCGCTGCTGCGCTCGGTGCCCGATCCCGACCGCCCGGCGGCCGGGGAGCTGCCCACCATTCCCGGGCAGGTCCCCGCCGTCGGTGCGGTGCTCGAGGGCTGCCCGTTCCGGCCCCGGTGCGACCACGCCGACGAAACGTGTGCCGCGGCCCCGGCGCTCGTCGAAGGTGTCGCGTGCTGGCACCCGGTGTCCCGCGAATCCCAGGAGGTGGCGTGA
- a CDS encoding ABC transporter ATP-binding protein has translation MTDLVVAEGLVKRYPVRGGTVAAVDGVSLRVEQGTTLALVGESGCGKSTTGRLLLALERPDEGSVEVAGQAVHSIGKKQLRELRRTMQPVFQDPYDSLNGRMTVGQIVSEPLRVHHFRGDLDARVRELLEAVTLAPELAQRYPHELSGGQRQRVAIARAIALDPEFLVCDEPVSALDVSVQAQVVNLLRRLQDERGITYLFISHDLALVRHLAHRVAVMYLGRIVEEGETEELFADPRHPYTQLLLAAAPRPRVRDHDREEPVEQLGEATSALSRSGGCSFAPRCPLATDRCHTEDPALRPLADTRAAACHYAETARVGAA, from the coding sequence ATGACGGATCTCGTGGTCGCGGAAGGACTGGTGAAGCGTTACCCGGTGCGCGGCGGCACGGTCGCGGCCGTCGACGGTGTGAGCCTGCGCGTCGAGCAGGGCACCACGCTCGCGCTCGTCGGCGAGTCCGGCTGCGGGAAGTCGACCACCGGGCGGCTGCTGCTCGCGCTGGAACGACCCGACGAAGGCAGCGTGGAAGTCGCGGGGCAGGCCGTGCACTCGATCGGCAAGAAGCAGCTGCGTGAGCTGCGGCGCACGATGCAGCCGGTGTTCCAGGACCCGTACGACTCCCTCAACGGCCGCATGACCGTGGGCCAGATCGTCTCGGAACCCCTGCGCGTGCACCACTTCCGCGGCGATCTCGACGCGCGCGTGCGGGAGCTGCTCGAAGCCGTGACACTCGCGCCGGAGCTCGCGCAGCGCTACCCGCACGAGCTCTCGGGTGGGCAGCGCCAGCGCGTGGCGATCGCGCGCGCCATCGCGCTCGACCCGGAGTTCCTCGTGTGCGACGAGCCGGTGTCCGCGCTGGACGTCTCGGTGCAGGCGCAGGTGGTGAACCTGTTGCGGCGCCTGCAGGACGAGCGCGGGATCACGTACCTGTTCATCAGCCACGACCTCGCGCTGGTGCGCCACCTCGCCCACCGTGTCGCGGTGATGTACCTCGGCCGGATCGTGGAGGAGGGCGAGACCGAGGAGCTGTTCGCCGACCCGCGCCACCCGTACACGCAGCTGCTGCTCGCCGCCGCGCCCCGGCCGCGCGTGCGTGACCACGACCGGGAAGAGCCCGTGGAGCAGCTCGGTGAAGCGACGAGTGCATTGTCGCGATCGGGCGGTTGCTCGTTCGCCCCGCGCTGCCCGCTGGCCACGGACCGGTGCCACACCGAGGATCCCGCGCTGCGGCCGCTCGCGGACACGCGCGCCGCCGCGTGCCACTACGCCGAGACCGCGCGGGTCGGGGCCGCATGA